A genomic stretch from Marinimicrobium sp. C6131 includes:
- a CDS encoding endo-1,4-beta-xylanase: MSIATKNRFTLLTTVLMALGLSACGGSDSGPELEFPERPSSSSSSSSSSSSSESSSESSSSSSEPSVFSVTADYNLYAKAPTNFPVGVAVSAANENYSIFNHSDATERQDVIATHFNQLTAGNIMKMSYLHPTEDTFTFEDADELVNFAQSNGMTVHGHALLWHPDYQVPEFMETYSEGWQDMLTAHVEGILNHFDPEVVVSWDVVNEAVDTSTADGWRHSLFYNYAPPAEGEVPEYIEVMYQAARNTQPDVDLYYNDYDNTANAGRLAKTLEIAEHLDGLGLIDGVGFQMHAYMDYPSIANFRDAFQDVVDMELKVKITELDVAVVNPYGGNAPDTLTYDAELAGAQKLRFCEIAEVYLEVVPANLRGGFTVWGLTDDESWLMNQFANATGNDYDDVWPLLFNADLSAKPALEGVAQAFRGETCTSEF; the protein is encoded by the coding sequence ATGTCAATCGCAACGAAAAACCGCTTTACTCTGCTCACCACCGTCCTGATGGCGCTGGGCCTGTCCGCCTGTGGCGGCAGCGACAGCGGCCCGGAGCTGGAATTTCCAGAGCGGCCTTCAAGCTCATCCTCAAGCTCTTCCAGTTCGTCGTCGAGTGAATCGAGCAGCGAAAGCTCCAGTAGCAGTAGCGAACCCAGTGTTTTCAGCGTAACCGCTGATTACAACCTGTATGCGAAAGCACCCACCAACTTCCCGGTCGGCGTCGCCGTTTCGGCCGCCAACGAAAACTACAGTATTTTCAATCACAGCGATGCCACTGAACGTCAGGATGTCATTGCCACTCACTTCAACCAGCTCACCGCTGGCAACATCATGAAGATGAGTTACCTGCATCCGACCGAAGACACCTTCACCTTCGAGGATGCCGATGAGCTGGTCAACTTTGCCCAGAGCAACGGCATGACCGTACACGGCCACGCCCTGCTCTGGCACCCCGACTATCAAGTGCCCGAGTTTATGGAGACTTACAGCGAGGGTTGGCAGGATATGCTGACGGCCCACGTCGAAGGCATCCTCAACCATTTTGATCCCGAAGTGGTGGTCAGTTGGGACGTTGTCAACGAAGCGGTGGATACCAGCACTGCCGACGGATGGCGCCACTCGCTGTTCTACAACTACGCGCCGCCGGCTGAAGGCGAAGTGCCCGAGTACATCGAAGTAATGTACCAGGCCGCACGCAACACCCAGCCGGACGTCGACCTGTACTACAACGACTACGACAACACTGCCAACGCCGGCCGCCTGGCCAAGACCCTGGAGATTGCCGAGCACCTCGACGGCCTGGGCCTTATCGATGGCGTCGGTTTTCAGATGCACGCTTATATGGACTACCCGAGTATCGCCAACTTCCGGGACGCTTTCCAGGACGTGGTGGACATGGAACTGAAAGTGAAGATCACCGAGCTGGATGTCGCCGTGGTCAATCCCTACGGAGGCAATGCGCCGGACACGCTGACCTACGACGCTGAACTGGCCGGCGCCCAGAAGCTGCGGTTCTGTGAAATCGCCGAAGTTTACCTGGAGGTTGTTCCGGCAAACCTGCGCGGCGGCTTCACCGTCTGGGGCCTTACCGATGACGAAAGCTGGCTGATGAACCAGTTCGCCAACGCCACCGGTAATGACTACGACGACGTCTGGCCGCTGCTGTTCAACGCCGACTTGAGTGCCAAGCCCGCCCTGGAAGGCGTCGCTCAGGCATTCCGTGGCGAAACCTGCACCAGCGAGTTTTAA
- a CDS encoding cupin domain-containing protein: MPLIHLGNMPVDTFLRDYWQQKPLLIRNAFPGFESPLDGDELAGLALEEDVESRLVLEQGKTLWELRQGPFEENDFASLPPSHWTLLVQAVDQWVPEVQELLHHFRFLPDWRLDDIMVSYAVDQGSVGPHFDYYDVFLLQGKGRRRWRIGQTCDSQSPRLEGTALNILQEFEGKEDWVLEPGDMLYIPPGVAHWGTAEGDDCITYSIGFRAPSVADIFTELSQDIASRLSNDQRYRDPALTPADNPGEIPADTLNALDELIQRHLTPEAIQDWFGRHMTSPKYPDLEPEDPEETGQDWTRSPHLERHPASRFAYCAEGDQATLYVDGEQHTCSRTLAESLCADIAPDTQQLKASARSDQDLALVSELVDTGKLWAQ; this comes from the coding sequence ATGCCCCTGATCCACCTCGGCAACATGCCCGTCGACACTTTCCTGCGCGACTACTGGCAACAGAAACCGCTGCTGATCCGCAACGCCTTTCCGGGTTTTGAATCCCCGCTGGACGGCGACGAACTCGCCGGCCTGGCACTGGAAGAGGACGTGGAATCGCGCCTGGTGCTCGAACAGGGGAAAACGCTCTGGGAGCTACGTCAAGGGCCCTTCGAGGAAAACGACTTCGCCTCCCTCCCCCCCAGTCACTGGACCCTGCTGGTCCAGGCCGTGGATCAATGGGTGCCGGAGGTTCAGGAACTGCTACACCATTTCCGCTTCCTGCCCGACTGGCGGCTGGATGACATCATGGTGAGCTACGCGGTGGATCAGGGTAGCGTCGGCCCGCATTTTGACTACTACGATGTTTTCCTGCTGCAAGGCAAGGGTCGGCGCCGCTGGCGCATCGGTCAGACCTGCGACAGCCAGAGCCCCCGGCTGGAAGGGACCGCCCTGAACATTCTGCAGGAGTTCGAGGGTAAGGAGGACTGGGTTCTGGAACCGGGCGATATGCTCTACATTCCACCCGGGGTTGCCCACTGGGGCACGGCTGAAGGCGACGACTGCATCACCTATTCAATCGGCTTTCGCGCCCCGAGTGTGGCGGACATTTTCACCGAGCTGAGCCAGGATATAGCCAGCCGGCTGAGCAACGACCAGCGTTACCGGGACCCGGCACTGACTCCCGCCGACAACCCCGGCGAAATTCCCGCGGACACTCTGAACGCGTTGGACGAGCTGATTCAGCGCCACCTGACCCCCGAAGCCATTCAAGACTGGTTTGGCCGTCACATGACCTCGCCCAAATACCCCGACCTGGAGCCCGAAGACCCGGAAGAAACCGGACAGGACTGGACCCGGTCCCCACACCTGGAACGGCATCCGGCCAGCCGCTTCGCGTACTGCGCGGAGGGCGACCAGGCGACGCTTTATGTGGACGGTGAACAGCATACCTGTTCTCGGACGCTGGCGGAGTCTCTGTGTGCCGACATCGCCCCTGATACGCAACAGCTCAAAGCCAGCGCCCGATCCGATCAGGATCTCGCGCTCGTCAGTGAATTGGTCGATACCGGAAAACTCTGGGCCCAATAG
- a CDS encoding starch-binding protein: MQNHNNHLLSRLRHWLGGALSIAALSTSGSFAQPAPGDTFVHLFEWRWSDIATECEQHLGPKGYAGIQVSPPQEHIQGDAWWTRYQPVSFSIDNSRSGTRAEFIDMVQRCDAAGVNIYVDAVINHTAAGSGVGTNGSNYSYGTSYPEFSTNDFHAPCDISGSDYASNAWAVRNCRLVGLPDLDTGAEYVRQTLANYLNDLINIGVKGFRLDASKHMSPTDINAITSRLNGNPYIFQEVIDLGGEAVSAGEYLSGGDVTEFRYSAELGNQFKNGQLNWLQNFGESWGFISGGSAVVFTDNHDNQRGHGAGGSNVLTYKDGSLYDLSNVFMLAWPYGYPKVMSSFDFSDSEAGPPSAPVHNNGNLNCYGSDWKCEHRWRPIANMVGFRSAVGDQPVNNWWDNGSNQIAFGRGDAGFVVINREGNQLTRTFSTNLPEGEYCNVIDGDFDNGNCSGEILWVNAQGQVDVSLDGMSAAAIHRDARITGAVTPSDNTYVCYDNANGYSNPHMHFWSASPSGVLGDTNWPGVALEANNGFYCYDTGVELTGLNVVFNDNGGAQTADLTMSGDNTCYQNGQWTALSNCGVSAP, from the coding sequence ATGCAAAACCACAATAACCACTTACTTTCACGATTGCGTCACTGGCTTGGCGGCGCTCTGTCGATCGCCGCGTTGAGTACGTCCGGCAGCTTTGCCCAACCGGCTCCCGGGGATACGTTTGTTCACCTGTTTGAATGGCGCTGGAGCGATATTGCCACCGAGTGTGAACAGCACCTGGGACCCAAAGGCTATGCCGGCATTCAGGTGTCTCCGCCCCAGGAGCACATCCAGGGCGACGCATGGTGGACCCGGTACCAGCCGGTCAGCTTCTCCATCGACAATAGCCGCAGCGGCACCCGCGCTGAATTTATCGATATGGTGCAACGTTGTGACGCGGCCGGTGTGAACATCTACGTCGATGCGGTCATCAACCACACGGCCGCCGGTTCCGGTGTGGGCACCAACGGCAGCAATTATTCCTACGGCACCAGCTACCCGGAATTCTCCACAAATGACTTCCATGCACCCTGCGACATCAGCGGAAGCGATTACGCGAGCAATGCCTGGGCCGTGCGAAACTGTCGGCTGGTAGGCCTACCGGACCTGGACACGGGAGCAGAGTATGTCCGGCAAACCCTGGCGAACTATCTGAATGACCTGATCAACATCGGCGTCAAAGGCTTTCGCCTGGATGCGTCCAAACATATGAGCCCGACGGATATTAACGCCATCACCAGCCGCCTCAATGGCAACCCCTATATATTTCAGGAAGTAATTGATCTGGGCGGCGAAGCGGTCAGCGCCGGTGAATATTTGAGTGGCGGCGACGTCACCGAATTCCGATACAGCGCCGAGCTTGGTAATCAATTTAAAAACGGCCAACTGAACTGGCTGCAGAACTTCGGCGAGAGCTGGGGTTTTATCAGCGGCGGTTCCGCGGTGGTCTTTACCGACAACCACGACAATCAGCGCGGCCACGGTGCCGGCGGGAGCAATGTGCTGACCTACAAGGACGGCTCACTGTATGACCTGAGCAACGTATTCATGCTCGCCTGGCCCTACGGCTACCCAAAAGTCATGTCCAGTTTCGACTTCTCGGACAGCGAAGCGGGCCCGCCCAGCGCGCCGGTGCACAACAACGGTAACCTGAACTGCTATGGCTCCGACTGGAAGTGCGAACACCGCTGGCGCCCCATCGCCAATATGGTGGGGTTTCGCTCCGCCGTTGGCGATCAGCCGGTCAACAACTGGTGGGACAACGGGAGCAATCAGATTGCCTTCGGGCGTGGCGATGCCGGCTTTGTGGTCATCAATCGGGAAGGCAACCAACTGACCCGCACCTTCAGCACCAACCTGCCGGAAGGTGAGTACTGCAACGTGATCGACGGCGATTTCGACAATGGCAACTGCTCCGGCGAAATCCTCTGGGTGAACGCCCAGGGTCAAGTGGACGTCAGCCTGGACGGCATGTCCGCCGCCGCCATCCACCGCGATGCGCGCATCACCGGTGCGGTCACCCCGAGCGACAACACCTACGTCTGCTATGACAACGCCAACGGCTACAGCAATCCGCATATGCATTTCTGGAGTGCCAGCCCCAGCGGTGTTCTGGGTGATACCAATTGGCCCGGCGTCGCTCTGGAAGCCAACAACGGATTTTACTGCTACGACACCGGCGTTGAGCTCACCGGCCTGAATGTCGTATTCAACGACAACGGTGGCGCCCAGACCGCTGACCTGACCATGAGTGGCGATAACACCTGCTACCAAAATGGGCAGTGGACAGCGTTATCAAATTGCGGGGTCAGCGCCCCCTAG
- a CDS encoding IclR family transcriptional regulator: MAKPSPAQDSPGASSNDETERKYRAPALEKGLDVLELLAQGGGPLTTSQIAAQLGRSVSELFRMVLTLEYRGYIAQSDNGEGYELTNHLFTLGMAQAPTRTLLDVALPVMKELTQEVGQSCHLVVASGDQVVVVARIESPRDLGFAVRLGYRRRVIDAASGLLLYGLRSEQERAAWRPMLVASDDQGQRMASFLVEAEQAAAQGYLCRASDFVDGVTDVACPVMGREGPIAALTVPFIQCKPLPCTLDEVLERLKNATARIGSQLGGV; this comes from the coding sequence ATGGCCAAGCCCTCTCCCGCGCAGGATTCACCCGGCGCCAGTTCCAACGATGAAACCGAACGCAAGTATCGCGCACCGGCACTTGAGAAAGGTCTCGATGTGCTCGAGTTGTTGGCGCAGGGAGGGGGTCCGTTGACCACATCGCAGATCGCCGCGCAGTTGGGACGGTCCGTGAGCGAATTGTTCCGGATGGTGCTGACTCTGGAGTATCGGGGCTATATCGCGCAGTCCGACAATGGCGAAGGCTACGAGCTCACCAACCATCTGTTTACGCTCGGCATGGCGCAGGCACCGACCCGAACGCTGTTGGATGTCGCATTACCGGTCATGAAGGAGTTGACCCAGGAAGTGGGGCAGTCCTGCCATCTGGTCGTCGCTTCCGGCGATCAGGTCGTGGTGGTGGCGCGTATTGAAAGTCCCCGTGACCTGGGCTTTGCCGTGCGTCTGGGCTACCGGCGCCGGGTTATTGATGCGGCGTCGGGGCTGTTGCTCTACGGGCTGCGTTCGGAACAGGAGCGCGCCGCCTGGCGCCCGATGTTGGTGGCCTCGGATGATCAGGGCCAGCGAATGGCGTCGTTTTTGGTCGAGGCCGAGCAGGCCGCGGCTCAGGGCTATCTGTGTCGTGCCAGCGATTTCGTGGACGGAGTGACCGACGTTGCCTGTCCGGTCATGGGCCGGGAGGGGCCGATTGCTGCGTTGACTGTCCCGTTTATTCAGTGCAAGCCGCTGCCGTGTACCCTGGACGAGGTGTTGGAACGGCTGAAAAATGCCACGGCCCGTATCGGCAGTCAGCTTGGCGGCGTGTAG